ttttcaaataattgaagaGTACTTTATGACATCAAATATTTCACTGCATTGGTGAACTTCGCTCTGAATTTGGACTGAGTTGCCGCATAAATGAAGGTGTTTGTACAGCAACTTAAATTTCTCAACATAATTCCAGCTTGTTGAAATATATATTCAGAATCATAGTAACGGAGGCGATCAATTCCTAAAATTTGGTAATAAAAGAATTCAATAACGTTCACCAGCCATAGAAGTATGAAACTGCCAGATATGCTAAAGAGTAAAATCATAGACTTTCTTCTACTCTCCATCTCTGAATCACTGTCATTCTGTCTCTTGCTCTGACATCTCAGTTCCTTACGAACCTGACTGACAGTTATAATGTGCCTGATTGTTagagcattgaacagcagaaTTAAAGCAAATGGAACCAATGGTGTCATAATCCTATCAAACCAAGCAAATCCCATCCAGCCAACTTCGGTATAGAATGTTTCCTTATCGATGCATCTCCATGGTACATTGTTGACGATCTCTTCGGGTTCCTGAGTGAAATAGAATGGAATGTTTTTTAATAGCAGCACGATGCTTGTTGTTGCAAGAACCACAGCTGCAGCtttttcagtgcaatattttgttttcaacgTCTGGCAACAAATAGCTACAAATCTGTCAAAAGAGAAAATGATTGTAAACCATACAGAACAGTCTATGGCTCCACGTTGCAGGACCTTGCGAAGACTACAGATTGGTGTGATGTCCAAAAAACACACTGGGAAATAATGTGCGTTGATCTGATTCAGTATGACCTctgtgataatgaccagtagatctgctATTGCCATTGCCACCAGGTAACGAGTGGTGCAGATGGAGAGGCCACACTTTCCACGAGAGAGGATGAAAATTGACACTAAATTAACTGCAAGGCAGTGAAGGGAAAAGAGACTGAGAATTATTGATCAACGAATCTGTGTCTCAATAAGCCAGTACGAATTTTGAATTACCACTTAAAATGATGGAAGAGATTTGGGTTAGAAATTAAAATTTCCAGATTCCATCACTGATTAATataatccctacattgtggaaacagccaCTTGGTCGAACAAATCCACATGAAACGGAAAACTACCGAGATCCAATCCCATAATCTATTTATCCTCATTGTTGCCCAACTAATGCTCCTAAACCGCAgctctctgaacactttgggcaattgggatggtcaattcatctaaactgcatgtctttggattgtgggcggtATGTGGAGCACGGGGCAAACACAACCAGAGAAGGGAAGCATGcaaaaaccccacacagacagtcgcccgaggctggaatgaaaCTCGGATTTCTGGCTCTGTGAAGTTGCAATGCTAACCAGTGGGCCACCGTACCTGCCTTCAAGCAAAGCTCCAAACGTTTCTGTGTTTAATGAACTGGGGAAAAAACATCACCCACATGGATATTTACAGCAGGCATTTTGGCAATTTAAACACATTAAATGGTCGAGTCTCTGATGTAATCACATTTGTTGGTTAATTCCTAACACCAATGGCTGCCACATTAGAACACACAAATCAAACAGTTAGTGCTGGGATGAATGATTCAAGCCATGAGCATTGATTCTCACTACCTCTGAAAAATAAAGTTCCACATTTGGTCAGGTCCTACTCACATACGGATCTTCCTGTCGAAAATGTGCATGATTGTTTACATATTGAGTGAACGCTTCAAAACAAATGGGAAACCAGGCAAATCATAACATGCCTGTTCAGTTTGAAAAGTGCTAAGCTTTCCAGAAACATGTTCCATTCTCGTGCATTCTTCAAGCCCCTGTGAAGGAAAAGGGATTTAGCTATATTAATTAAACAAATGCACACGAACCAGGCGGacagatggtattagtaataacattagcaaatttgctgttgATACTATGCTGGGTGGCAGGCTGAAATGTGAgggggatgttaggagattacagggtaacATGGACAGATTAGGTGAGAGGTCAGATGCATGGAAGATGTAGTTTAATGTTGCTAAATGTACAGTTATCCACTTTGGgggtaagaacaggaaggcagattactccctaaatggaatcaatttagctaaaggggcagtacaaagagatctggctGTTGTTGTACAACACTCAATGATggtaagcatgcaggttcagcaggtagtgaacaaggctaatagcatgctggccttcataacaagtggcatgaagtatagaagcaaagaggttcttctacaGCTGTACATGGCcctccctggtgagaccatacctagagtactgcgtgcagttctggtctccgaatttgaggaaatacattctggctattgagggagtgcagcgtaagttcacgaagtcaattcctggaatggcggaatTATCTTACTCTGAAatactggagcgactgggcttgtataccttggagtttagaagactgagaggggacctgattgagacatctaaaattattaaatgattggacacgctggaggcaggaaacatgtttctgctgatgggtgagtgccgaaacaaaggacacagcttaataatacggagtagaccatttaggaaaGAGATGGGCAGAAACTTATTCACCCatagtggtggttgtgtggaatgctctgcttcagggggcagtggaggcccagtctctggattcattgaagaaagagttggatgcagctgtcaaggatagtggaatcgtGGGTTATGGCGatatggcaggaagaggatactgattagggatgatcagccatgatcatattgaatggtggtgcaggcttgaagggcagaatgacctactcctgcacctattgtctattgtcaacgGTGCTTTGACATTCATAaataggggaattgagtttatgAACCAAGAGGATTTGCTGCAGCTCAATACAACTTAATGAAATTCTGGTCGCCTCATCATAAAACGAACGTAGATGCTTTACTGAGGATGCTGAGGAGATTTAGCAGGCTAATGTGTGGATTCGAGGGCTCGTCTTGTAAAGAGAGTTTGAGTGAATTGTAGCTTTTCACACTCGAGGCAATAAGG
This genomic window from Hemiscyllium ocellatum isolate sHemOce1 chromosome 27, sHemOce1.pat.X.cur, whole genome shotgun sequence contains:
- the LOC132828648 gene encoding probable G-protein coupled receptor 139; this translates as MAIADLLVIITEVILNQINAHYFPVCFLDITPICSLRKVLQRGAIDCSVWFTIIFSFDRFVAICCQTLKTKYCTEKAAAVVLATTSIVLLLKNIPFYFTQEPEEIVNNVPWRCIDKETFYTEVGWMGFAWFDRIMTPLVPFALILLFNALTIRHIITVSQVRKELRCQSKRQNDSDSEMESRRKSMILLFSISGSFILLWLVNVIEFFYYQILGIDRLRYYDSEYIFQQAGIMLRNLSCCTNTFIYAATQSKFRAKFTNAVKYLMS